The nucleotide sequence TCCTGAAAACAAAACTACTCATCCCCTCAGGCTTTTGGGACCATCCATATTTCCCCGCGTTGGCGGTGGACCCCGGGCTCAGGCTCGCTGGGGTTTGCAATCCACGTGTCTCCCCTGCGCGCAGCAGGCGGCAGGTGCATGGGTGTGAGCAGGGCAGGGCCCCTCGGCATTCATTCCTCTCCGCTCCCTCCCCGGGGCTGGGGGTTGTGTGTGTACATAATTCAATCCCCGTGGGACTGGTGTCTGGCCTCACCCGCGGCTTGGCGGATTGGTTGTTTCAGCTCGCCCCCGCCCTCCGTACCCCCGGCGTCCCAGGTGGCTCGGGCCCCTGTGGTGATCTCTGTTTACCGAGAGAGCTCATCCAAGTTGGGCTCCATCGCTGCTCTCGCTCCCCTTCGGGGCCCCCGCCCGCCTGGGAAGCGGAGAGAAAGCCGGGCCCAGCCCTTCCTCGCCCTTCCCCTCCCCGCACAGCCCGGAGAGGTCGGGTAAGGGGGAAGGAGTGTACGTGGGACGGGGAGCCCCGGGCCTGGGGGATCTGGCTGTCCCCGTCCCGGAACCTCGCGCGGACCCGGGAGTTCCAGCTCTAGGCCTGGCTCCGGCTCCCTCTGCTCTGCGCCATCGCGCTCGGGGTGACCGGCCCACCCCGGGGGAGCAGCCAGAGGCTGGATCTCAGGGATGCCAGCTCCCCAGCGGAAGCACAGGCGTGGAGGCTTCTCTCACAGGTGTTTGCCCACCCCCGCAGACGGCGATGACCCCCCAGCCCGCCGGACCCCCGGacgggggctggggctgggtggtGGCGGCCGCAGCCTTCGCGGTGAACGGGCTGTCCTACGGGCTGCTGCGCTCGCTGGGCCTTGCCTTCCCTGACCTTGCCGAGCACTTTGACCGAAGCGCCCAGGACACTGCGTGGATCAGCGCCCTGGCCCTGGCGGTGCAGCAGGCAGCCAGTGAGGCGGGCTCTGAGGCGAGAGACGGGAACGGGGAGGAGGGGCTGTGAGTGGAGGGATGGGAGACCCACTTGATTACCCGACAACCTAAGAAAGGGCGACCGGCTCTAGAAAAGAGTGCATCTTAAGGTCAAGGAGAGGAACCATTAGTTCGAGGGAGGTAAACAGCCAATGAGAGGTGTTGGAGAGAGTTTGGGGGTCCGGGGGCGTGTCTTTTGTTGACTCCGCCCCCTTCCAGGCCCGGTGGGCAGCGCCCTGAGCACGCGCTGGGGAGCCCGCCCGGTGGTGATGGTTGGGGGCGTCCTCGCCTCGCTGGGCTTCGTCTTCTCGGCTTTCGCCCGCAGTCTGCTGCACCTCTACCTCGGCCTGGGCCTCCTCGCTGGTGAGGGAAGGGGGATGCCCGGGTCATTCAGGGTGAAGGTGGGGACAGGAGCTTGTGGGACTGGGGTAGCGAACGAGGCGAGGGCCTGGTGCGGAGAGCAGGACTGGGAATGCTGGGGCGGGCGTCCCCAGTGCCGGCCCCCATCCCCTCCCATTCATTCGCAGGCTCTGGTTGGGCCCTGGTGTTCGCCCCTGCCCTAGGCACCCTCTCGCGTTACTTCTCCCGCCGTCGAGTCTTGGCGGTGGGGCTGGCGCTCACCGGCAACGGGGCCTCCTCGCTGCTCCTGGCGCCTGCCTTGCAGCTTCTCCTCGATACTTTCGGCTGGCGGGGCGCTCTGCTCCTTCTCGGCGCGATCACCCTCCACCTCACCCCTTGTGGCGCCCTGCTGCTACCCCTGGCCCTTCCTGGCGACCCCCCAGCCCCACCGCGTAGTCCCTTAGCTGCCCTCGGCCTGGGACTCTTCACACGCCGGGCCTTCTCGATCTTTGCTCTAGGCACAGCCCTGGTTGGGGGCGGGTACTTCGTTCCTTACGTGCACTTGGCCCCCCACGCTTTAGACCGGGGCCTGGGGGGATACGGGGCAGCGCTGGTGGTGGCCGTGGCTGCGGTGGGCGATGCGGGCGCCCGGCTGGTCTGCGGGTGGCTGGCAGACCAAGGCTGGGTGCCTCTCCCGCGGCTGCTGGCCGTATTCGGGGCTCTGACTGGGCTGGGGCTGTGGGTGGTGGGACTGGTGCCCGTGGTGGGGGGCGAAGAGAGCTGGGGGGGTCCCCTGCTGGCCGCTGCTGTGGCCTATGGGCTGAGCGCGGGGAGTTATGCCCCGCTGGTTTTCGGTGTGCTCCCCGGGCTGGTGGGCATCGGAGGCGTGGTGCAGGCCACGGGACTGGTGATGATGCTGATGAGCCTCGGAGGGCTCCTGGGTCCTCCCCTATCAGGTAAGGACCTGAGCTCGCAGATCTGCCTACAACTATCCTCTGCCCCTGGGGTTAGGGGCTTCTAAATTCCCTTACCCATCTCCTCAGGCTTCCTAAGGGATGAGACAGGAGACTTCACCACCTCTTTCCTGGTGTCTGGCTCTTTGATCCTCTCTGGCAGCTTCATCTACATAGGGTTGCCCAAGGCGGTTCCCTCCTGTGGTCCAGCCTCCCCTCCAGCCACGCCTCCCTCAGAGAGGGGGGAGCTGCTTCCTGCTCCCCAGGCAGTCTTGCTGTCCCCAGGAGGCCCTCGCTCCACTCTGGACACCActtgttgattattttcttgtttgagCCCCTCCCCCAATAAAGAATTTTTATTGGGTTTTCCTGAAACCTCCAACTGTTCACCAATCTAGGACCCTGAAAATATTCTACTTAAGACAGCCAGAAAGGCTGGTTCAAAGGAACAGGATCCCAGGAGGCCCTGGGTATGAAGAAGGGTGACTGTCTGTCCAGGCAACCCATTTCTCTTTGCCCAAGTCCTGGCCGGAACAGGGAATCTTTGCAAAGTTGTCTGGCAGCCGGTTTCAGTGTGTTGCTGGGGTTGGAGGTGGGTTGCTCGTGGGTGCTATCTGCCCCATCTTCATGTCCCTTACCCTAGTCCCCAGACCTCCCAGACTAACTCTTCCCTGCATTTCAATCTCCTTCTATGAGCCTGAGGGAAATACAAGAATCCTAGGCTCAGACTTCAGTTCTACCAAAGCTATCCACACATCTATAACCTGTGTCCTCAGCATtctctcaatttcttttctttttttttttttttttttttttgagacagagtctcgctctgtcacccaggctagagtgcagtggcgcaattttggttcacagcaacctccgcctcccaggtccaagcaattatcctgcctcagcctccccagtagctgcgattataggcacatgccaccacgcccggctaatttttgtatttagtaaagacggggtttcaccatgttggccaggctggtctcaaactcctgacctcgtgatccacccgcctcggcctcccaaagtgttgagattacaggtgtgagccactgtgtccagccctcAATTTCTTTTGTAAGCCACAGGGATAATGGGGAAGAGGGAGGTATGTGGTGGCGGCCTGGAGAGCAGAGTCCAGGGTTAAAATGCCTTGGGTCATCAGAGCTCCTGGACATCCTCCTCCACTTCCAGGCATGACACCATTCGGCCAACCCAAGCATACGGGCCCCAGCTCATTCTGAGGTTGTgattattatctatttttcttactTGATTTTATCTCAAAGAGACAGTCATGTTTCCCAAACATATATCTTCAGAGAAGAAACTTGGGAGGCAACACTAGAGATGGTATATAAAACATGATAAGTCTCTTGGCCTTTGATTTTCACAGTTGATTCACACTCAGTGAAGCAGGAACTCCCGGATCCTTTAAAACTCCTGGGTCCTTTAGAAAAGGTTaggaaaggctgggtgcggtggctcatgcctgtaatcccagcactctggaaggctgaggagggtggatcacaaggtcaggagttcgagaccatcctggccaacatgacgaaaccctgtctctaccaaaaatacaaaaaaaaaaaaaaaaaggcaaatagccaggagcggtggctcccacctgtaatcccagctacttgggaggctgaggcaggagaattacttgaacccgggatgcggaggttgcagtgagccgagatcatgtcactgcactccagcctgggcaacagagcaagactccatctcgggaaaaagaaaaaaaagaaaatgttagggCAGTAAAGGAGGATAAATAagagtcctcaacaaaatacaaaaatacaaagggTTGGCACACACATTGCAGGAGCCCCAGGCCTGCTCTAGGGGGAGGCAGATGGAGAATCTTAAGGCACTGTGGTTCTGTGGAGACCAAGACGTGGCAAGAGAAGACCTGGAGCTGTCAAGCTCTGGCTTTCCGGGCTTGACTCTGTGAAGTTCAGTCCTCTTCCAGCCCCTCCTTCGGTAGGGAAACTTTAATATCCGGTGCTTCTGTTACAAGGTCCTGGGGCCTGGAGGTAGTAGTTGAGAAGCAGGAGAAGAAGTGGGGCAGGGTGAGGAGAATTCCACTCCCTGAAAGAAGGAAGGCCCCAGCCACCACAAAAGAAGCCGTGTAGTTGCCTGTCACATCCCGGAGGTAGCCTAGGtccaagagagaaaaacaatacaCATGAGTGATCTATTTACTGGGGCTGATGTCTCAGATACATTTTTGGGTGGAGGGAAGACTTATCATCTCAGAGGAGTTAGAACTCCCATGGAGTTGGATAAACTTGAGAACTCTGGTTTCCCAAAAGGGCCTCAAAAGTTAATTTCAACCACCTCCCCGCCTTCAGAAAGGACCTCCAAACCAGCCTGCAGGGATCTGGAGATCCAGATTGAGTGAGGCATACTTGGGCCTTTCTGGCAACTGTAGCCTTTCCAAAGCTTCAGTTAATGGGTAAGAGGAGATAAAGGTCTGAAACTTCTGGCAACCTGAGCCAGCAGAACTTTGACCAGGTGCCTCAGATACCTGGTTTGGGGCCCAGTGGGCCAAAGGAAAGGGTGGACAGTGGAATGCTACGTCTGTGTCTGGCCAGGTTCTGCCAGGTCCTCTGAAAACCCGAGCTATAGGCGCCCTGCCAAAGGTTCCACTTAGCTTCTCTGTCTTTCCGCTCAGACTTTCCCAGCCCCAAGTTCTTTGCCCCATGGACCCATTTCAGGGATGCTATGGTTGGCCACACAGGCTGTGTACTGTACTACACCAGAGGGCAATATTCACATACACTGGAATGAGAATAGTACCCTCCCCTAGTTGCGCAACATGGCAGCCCTCACCCCCTGGGAACCCCATTCCACTTACCTGACAGAGGAGGCCCCAGCAGTCCCCCGATGCTCTCTATCATCTGCAATAGTCCCAGGCCACAGTAAATCCTTTTAGTCCCTACTAGTTCAGGTAGTACGGAGAAGGCCAGTGGGGCCAGAGCCCCTGATGTGAAGCCGTAGGCCACAGCCAGAGCCACCAGGGCTGTGGGAGCCCGAGCTACAGGGAACAGGGCTAGTGACACCCCAGTCAAGGTGGTCCAGAGCATCAGGAGTCGTGTCACAGGCCCTGGGACTGCATCTCCCAGCCATCCAGAGACCACGCGCCCCACGAGGTCAGAAATAGCAGCAACTGAGAGTAGGAAGGCAGCAGGTAGTGGATCCCAATCCAGGTCCTGGAGATGGGCCACCAGGTGGAGGTAGGGAATGAAGTAGCCAGTGTTGATCAGGGTGAGGGCAACAGTGTAacggaggaaggggccatgatgGAGGAGGGAGGTGAGTTGGGCCCTGGGACCACCCACAGCAGGGTCCTCAGCCAGGGAAGGTGGGCGGAGGAGAGCACCACAGGCCACCAGGTGGAGGGAGAGGGCAGACACCAGCAGTAGGGACCCTCTCCAGGCGTAGTGGCTGAGGAGCCACTGGAAAAAGGGGGCAAATGCGAAGGAGGAGAGGCCCACGCCTGTCAGGGCGAGCCCGGTGGCCAGGGATCGACGGCGAGAGAAATAACAGGACAGGCAGGCCAGGGTCGGAGCAAAGGTCAAAGCCCAGCCAGAGCCTGTCAAAAAGGAAGAAGTGGGGTTAGGAACTCTTAGGGAGCTCAAGGCACCCAGTAATCCCCGCATTGCCCAGCAGCAGAATGTAGCACTTGCTGTGGAGTCCAACAGACCTGGGATACAATCTTGGCTTGGATACtttctagctgtgtaaccttgtgTGTTTTAACACTCCCAGCCTCAACCTTCTCAACTGCAAAATGTAATAATACACTTTTTGGGATTGTGGAAGATTAGAGACAAAGTTTGTAAGGTAATTAGCACAGAACTTTGGAGTTAGACCTGGGCTCTACCatttctggctgtgtgaccttcatTTGCCAAGTTGTATAAGCTTTAGAGCTTTTCCTTAGCTGTAAATAGAATAATGATATCGATTTCACAGTCACAGTACCTagcacctttttttctttctttcttttttttttttttttttgagatggagtttcgctctgttgcccaggctgaagtgcagtggtgcgatctcagctcactgcaagctccacctcctgggttcacgacattttcgtgcctcagcctccccagtagctgggactacaggcgcctgtcaccacgcccggctatttttttttttttttttttttttgtagagacggggtttcaccatgttggccaggatggtctcgatctcctgacctcgtgatccacccgcctcggcctcccaaagtgttgggattacatgcgtgagccacggcgccaggCCAGGTTGCATCATCCTTGAATTTCCTAATTCCTCATCATGTTTGTCGGTTTAGTCATTCCTATTAAGAATTCCCTTCTGCGTACAGGTGCTAGCTAAACTTTCCCTCAGCTTCTCCCCGAACCCTTTGCAAGGAGCAGGAAGGAGGTGAACATTCAACGATCTAAGCATTTGACTCTCCTGCCCTTGTGCAGGCTCTCACCTGACAGCAACCCAATACTCAGGTATAGGTGGGTCAACGAAGTAGCGAAAGAGGCGAGCAGCATCCCCAGCGCAGCCAAGATGCCTCCGGTCATCACTACGGGCCTGGGCCCGAACTTCGTGCTCAGGGCACTGCCTACCGGGCCTGAGGAAGTGGAAGGGGCGCTGCGAGAAGATCTCAGGCGTCTCCCCGCCTAGCATCTCCCGCCCCTCGCCCTTCTCCTTCCCAGTCCCCGCATTCCCTCTCCCTTCCGAGGGTCGCAGTCCGCCAGATGCAGGCGCCGCACTCACTCCCAAACTGCTGCACCGCGATTCCTATGGAGGCGATCCAGGAGACGCGCGCTGCCTGCTCCCCAAACGCCGCCACAAACTCCACGAAGAAGACCCCAAAGGAGCGGAGCACCCCGAACACCAGCGCCGACTGGAAGAACGCTGAGAGCACCACCACCCATCCCCAGCCCCCGTCGGGGGGCTCGGTCCTGCGCGCCATCTAAGCCGTAACAGGGCTGCTGCCACCCCGAGCCTCTGCGGGAGCCGGGTTCTGGACGCTGCACCTCTGCACACCCACCCCCGCTGCTGGGTGGCTCGGGGCCGAGAGGGGTTGCAGAGGCAGGTAGAGAGGACGGTCCCGACGAGGCGGCGAGAGGCCCCTGCACCTTTTCCCAAGCGGGGGCGATATAGGACTGAAGACCAGGCCCGCGCCGGCCGGGCCAGAGTCTCCCGGAGGCGTGGTTCCGCGAGCTCGCAGCTGAGCTAGTTCAAGCCGCCGCCAGATCGATCCCGGTTCGGTGTTGGGCTGGGAGCCAGAGGGCGGAACTGCGATTTGAGCCACACCCCTGGAGCGCGCTAGTTTCCTCGTGGATGGTCCATTTTATCACTGGGGTGTCCGCGCCgggccaccctggccaacatccACCTCCAGAGCTCGCCAATGAGGATGCGGGGCTCCCGGGCAGGGGCGGAACCAGAAGGGCAGGGCGGGATTCAGGCATAGATGGGGACCCGGCAGTGAATGGGCGCATGCGTAAGGAGGGGCCTTAGGAGGCCGACTAGGTAGAGCCCCACGTGACGCGGGGACTGCCTGGAAGCTTCCGGGGTGCTTCTGTCTCCTGTTCACCTGACGGCCAACTCCTCCCCATTTCAGCACCCAGAGCCACACGGAAGGGTTACTGGTGGGTAAACTGGTTCTGCAGAGGAAAGCACTGTCTTGCTTTAACGAGGGGTCCAGGAATTGCAAGGCCCTACTGGGGATAGGGGAGGGGTTAGGAGATGAGACTCAAAGGAAGTGTCTGGCGCAGCGCCTGA is from Macaca thibetana thibetana isolate TM-01 chromosome 16, ASM2454274v1, whole genome shotgun sequence and encodes:
- the SLC16A11 gene encoding monocarboxylate transporter 11 isoform X1, producing the protein MTPQPAGPPDGGWGWVVAAAAFAVNGLSYGLLRSLGLAFPDLAEHFDRSAQDTAWISALALAVQQAASPVGSALSTRWGARPVVMVGGVLASLGFVFSAFARSLLHLYLGLGLLAGSGWALVFAPALGTLSRYFSRRRVLAVGLALTGNGASSLLLAPALQLLLDTFGWRGALLLLGAITLHLTPCGALLLPLALPGDPPAPPRSPLAALGLGLFTRRAFSIFALGTALVGGGYFVPYVHLAPHALDRGLGGYGAALVVAVAAVGDAGARLVCGWLADQGWVPLPRLLAVFGALTGLGLWVVGLVPVVGGEESWGGPLLAAAVAYGLSAGSYAPLVFGVLPGLVGIGGVVQATGLVMMLMSLGGLLGPPLSGFLRDETGDFTTSFLVSGSLILSGSFIYIGLPKAVPSCGPASPPATPPSERGELLPAPQAVLLSPGGPRSTLDTTC
- the SLC16A11 gene encoding monocarboxylate transporter 11 isoform X2; amino-acid sequence: MVGGVLASLGFVFSAFARSLLHLYLGLGLLAGSGWALVFAPALGTLSRYFSRRRVLAVGLALTGNGASSLLLAPALQLLLDTFGWRGALLLLGAITLHLTPCGALLLPLALPGDPPAPPRSPLAALGLGLFTRRAFSIFALGTALVGGGYFVPYVHLAPHALDRGLGGYGAALVVAVAAVGDAGARLVCGWLADQGWVPLPRLLAVFGALTGLGLWVVGLVPVVGGEESWGGPLLAAAVAYGLSAGSYAPLVFGVLPGLVGIGGVVQATGLVMMLMSLGGLLGPPLSGFLRDETGDFTTSFLVSGSLILSGSFIYIGLPKAVPSCGPASPPATPPSERGELLPAPQAVLLSPGGPRSTLDTTC
- the SLC16A13 gene encoding monocarboxylate transporter 13 yields the protein MARRTEPPDGGWGWVVVLSAFFQSALVFGVLRSFGVFFVEFVAAFGEQAARVSWIASIGIAVQQFGSPVGSALSTKFGPRPVVMTGGILAALGMLLASFATSLTHLYLSIGLLSGSGWALTFAPTLACLSCYFSRRRSLATGLALTGVGLSSFAFAPFFQWLLSHYAWRGSLLLVSALSLHLVACGALLRPPSLAEDPAVGGPRAQLTSLLHHGPFLRYTVALTLINTGYFIPYLHLVAHLQDLDWDPLPAAFLLSVAAISDLVGRVVSGWLGDAVPGPVTRLLMLWTTLTGVSLALFPVARAPTALVALAVAYGFTSGALAPLAFSVLPELVGTKRIYCGLGLLQMIESIGGLLGPPLSGYLRDVTGNYTASFVVAGAFLLSGSGILLTLPHFFSCFSTTTSRPQDLVTEAPDIKVSLPKEGLEED